One segment of bacterium DNA contains the following:
- a CDS encoding tetratricopeptide repeat protein: MKDASPTRPRPLALPAAVAAVLALAVAGVYRHAGGFAFVFDDGGFILGNPRVTGGLSVESARWALTATYTANWHPLTWLSHLLDVSLFGLRPGPPHLVNVVIHAVNTVLVLLVLRRLTGTLWPGAFAAALFGVHPLHVESVAWVSERKDVLSALLWLLATAAYVRYAARRSVARYLLVCLLFALGLAAKAMVVTLPAVLLLLDFWPLGRLGPAARGGGRWRAPLLEKVPLLAISAAGSLLAIFAQRDSGALASGEVYRLAWRAANAAISYAVYLGKTLWPAGLAAYYSFRLEAPPASETAAAALLLLCLSAAALALARRAPWLAAGWGWYLVTLLPVIGLIQVGGQARADRYLYLPMIGLAIVAAWGAPALAARLHRAPTALAAPAAVALLALAAAGSLQAGYWRSNETLFRHALAVTRDNWLAHSFLGAEARKRGDAQAAVAHYREAVRGNTASADMRYNLGLALAEAGLTAEAISELRMALHLNPAKAEATLLLARSLALAGDVPAALATFRAAARLMPDRADVWNDLGNAAFRFGALPEAEAAFSQAVRLQPGSPLYRWNLQQAQAPRAR; encoded by the coding sequence GCGGTCGCCGGCGTCTACCGGCACGCGGGGGGATTCGCCTTCGTGTTCGACGACGGCGGCTTCATCCTCGGCAACCCCCGCGTCACCGGCGGCCTGAGCGTCGAGAGCGCCCGTTGGGCCCTCACGGCGACCTACACCGCGAACTGGCACCCGCTCACCTGGCTCTCCCACCTGCTCGATGTCAGCCTCTTCGGCCTCCGGCCCGGGCCCCCGCACCTGGTCAACGTGGTCATCCACGCGGTCAACACGGTGCTCGTGCTCCTGGTGCTGCGCCGGCTCACGGGGACGCTCTGGCCGGGCGCGTTCGCCGCCGCGCTCTTCGGGGTGCACCCGCTCCACGTCGAGTCCGTGGCGTGGGTCTCGGAGCGCAAGGACGTGCTCAGCGCGCTGCTGTGGCTGCTCGCGACCGCGGCCTACGTCCGCTATGCCGCCCGACGGAGCGTGGCGCGGTACCTGCTCGTCTGCCTGCTCTTCGCCCTCGGGCTTGCGGCCAAGGCGATGGTGGTCACGCTGCCGGCGGTCCTGCTGCTGCTCGACTTCTGGCCGCTGGGCCGCCTCGGGCCCGCCGCGCGCGGCGGCGGCCGCTGGCGCGCGCCGCTCCTCGAGAAGGTGCCGCTGCTGGCGATCTCCGCCGCCGGCAGCCTGCTGGCGATCTTCGCCCAGCGCGACAGCGGCGCGCTCGCCTCGGGCGAGGTCTACCGCCTGGCCTGGCGCGCGGCAAACGCGGCGATCTCCTACGCCGTCTACCTTGGCAAGACGCTCTGGCCCGCCGGCCTCGCCGCCTACTACTCCTTCCGCCTCGAGGCGCCGCCGGCCTCGGAGACGGCGGCGGCGGCGCTCCTGCTGCTGTGCCTGTCCGCCGCGGCGCTCGCGCTCGCGCGCCGCGCGCCCTGGCTGGCAGCCGGGTGGGGCTGGTACCTCGTCACGCTCCTGCCCGTCATCGGCCTGATCCAGGTCGGCGGCCAGGCCCGCGCCGACCGCTACCTCTACCTGCCCATGATCGGCCTGGCGATTGTCGCGGCGTGGGGTGCGCCGGCCCTCGCCGCGCGCCTGCATCGCGCCCCGACGGCGCTGGCCGCGCCTGCGGCGGTTGCGCTCCTGGCCCTCGCCGCCGCCGGCTCGCTCCAGGCCGGCTACTGGCGCTCCAACGAGACGCTCTTCCGGCACGCCCTGGCGGTGACGCGGGACAACTGGCTCGCGCACAGCTTCCTCGGCGCGGAGGCGCGCAAGCGGGGCGACGCGCAGGCCGCGGTCGCGCACTACCGCGAGGCGGTCCGGGGCAACACCGCCTCGGCGGACATGCGCTACAACCTCGGGCTGGCCCTCGCCGAGGCCGGCCTCACGGCCGAAGCCATCAGCGAACTGCGCATGGCGCTGCACCTCAACCCCGCGAAGGCGGAGGCCACGCTCCTGCTCGCGCGTTCCCTCGCGCTCGCCGGCGACGTGCCGGCGGCCCTCGCGACGTTCCGCGCCGCCGCGCGCCTGATGCCGGACCGCGCCGACGTCTGGAACGACCTGGGCAACGCGGCCTTCCGTTTCGGGGCGCTGCCCGAGGCCGAGGCCGCGTTCAGCCAGGCGGTGCGCCTGCAGCCGGGCTCCCCGCTCTACCGGTGGAACCTGCAGCAGGCGCAGGCGCCCCGGGCCCGTTAG
- a CDS encoding tetratricopeptide repeat protein, with amino-acid sequence MRRGALCLVLTAATFAIFSRTGANEFLLYDDAQYVVMNPRVAGGLSAAGVRWAFTEFHAYNWHPLTWLSHMLDAQLFGGDPRGPHLVNAGLHAAAAVLLFLALEAATGALAAPAFVAGAFALHPLHVQSVAWAAERKDVLSALFWFAALLAWVRYARRPGLARYLAAVALFSLGLLSKPMVVTLPLVLLLLDFWPLGRAPGFPKPRARAGGDGSCPAWGRLVLEKAPLAALAAAAALLALRAQAAGGSINRLYPASLRAENALVSLVAYLGGALWPAGLAVHYPYPVDGIPWWGAAGAALLLAGVTAAAARRLRDAPWMATGWGWYLVTLLPVIGIVQVGNQARADRYTYLPLTGVFLAVAWGCGGVARRFRRGRAVAAAACALLAAWAAASWAQIGYWHDGVTLFTRSLAVTRDNGDARYQLGQALLRQGRFPEALAQLTRSVELNPADPHAQNDLGVALSRTGGRAAAVAAFRRAIELSPTYADPYLNLATALLSLGERTQALSVWRELRAVDPEAAERLAPFVGAGGAP; translated from the coding sequence GTGCGTCGCGGCGCCCTCTGCCTGGTCCTCACCGCGGCGACCTTCGCGATCTTCTCCCGCACCGGCGCCAACGAGTTCCTCCTCTACGACGACGCCCAGTACGTCGTCATGAACCCGCGCGTCGCCGGCGGACTCTCTGCGGCGGGAGTGCGCTGGGCCTTCACGGAATTCCACGCCTACAACTGGCACCCGCTGACGTGGCTCTCGCACATGCTCGACGCGCAGCTCTTCGGCGGCGACCCGCGCGGCCCGCACCTCGTCAACGCCGGCCTGCACGCGGCCGCGGCGGTGCTGCTGTTCCTCGCCCTGGAGGCGGCGACGGGCGCGCTGGCGGCGCCGGCCTTCGTCGCGGGCGCGTTCGCCCTGCACCCGCTGCACGTCCAGTCGGTGGCGTGGGCGGCCGAGCGCAAGGACGTGCTCTCGGCCCTCTTCTGGTTCGCGGCCCTGCTCGCCTGGGTACGCTACGCGCGCCGGCCCGGCCTCGCGCGCTACCTCGCGGCCGTTGCCCTCTTCTCGCTGGGGCTGCTCTCGAAGCCGATGGTCGTGACGCTGCCGCTCGTGCTGCTGCTCCTGGACTTCTGGCCGCTTGGACGCGCGCCCGGCTTCCCGAAACCGCGGGCGCGAGCCGGCGGGGACGGCAGCTGCCCGGCCTGGGGTCGCCTCGTCCTGGAGAAGGCGCCGCTCGCGGCGCTCGCCGCGGCGGCGGCCCTGCTGGCGTTGCGCGCCCAGGCCGCGGGCGGGTCGATCAACCGCCTGTACCCGGCGTCGCTCCGGGCGGAGAACGCCCTGGTCTCGCTCGTCGCCTACCTCGGCGGGGCGCTCTGGCCCGCCGGCCTCGCCGTCCACTATCCCTACCCCGTCGACGGCATCCCGTGGTGGGGCGCCGCCGGCGCCGCCCTCCTGCTGGCGGGGGTCACGGCGGCCGCGGCGCGCCGGCTGCGCGACGCGCCCTGGATGGCCACGGGCTGGGGCTGGTACCTGGTGACGCTGCTGCCGGTCATCGGGATCGTCCAGGTCGGCAACCAGGCCAGGGCCGACCGCTACACCTACCTGCCGCTGACAGGCGTCTTCCTGGCCGTCGCGTGGGGCTGCGGCGGCGTCGCGCGGCGATTCCGCCGTGGCCGCGCCGTCGCCGCCGCCGCGTGCGCCCTGCTGGCGGCGTGGGCCGCCGCCTCGTGGGCGCAGATCGGCTACTGGCACGACGGCGTCACACTCTTCACCCGCTCGCTCGCGGTCACGCGGGACAACGGCGACGCGCGCTACCAGCTGGGGCAGGCCCTGCTGCGCCAGGGGAGGTTCCCCGAGGCGCTGGCCCAGTTGACGCGGTCCGTGGAGCTGAACCCCGCGGACCCGCACGCGCAGAACGACCTCGGGGTGGCGCTCTCGCGCACGGGAGGCCGCGCGGCCGCGGTCGCGGCGTTCAGGCGCGCCATCGAGCTCTCGCCGACGTACGCGGACCCGTACCTGAACCTCGCGACGGCGCTCCTTTCGCTGGGCGAGCGGACGCAGGCGCTCTCGGTCTGGCGGGAGCTGCGCGCGGTGGACCCCGAGGCCGCGGAGCGCCTCGCGCCGTTCGTCGGCGCGGGGGGGGCGCCGTGA
- a CDS encoding adenylate/guanylate cyclase domain-containing protein, with protein MPVPSKKPARAPSGPSGLARVAVAAHCLVVAVAAVLALWRPAPVEERIEGPLLDLRFHARNAWWQLTGADADWRRRPRAGGGSATQSPRVVVVAIDKASEDRYGAWPWHSVRISALLQRIAGGGPRAIALALAPPGEGEPWEDRSFVEALSGLRGRIAVGVDFRTGTARAGEDPAWLGESVITRVEQPRLLEPLEAAGPLPGYGPAARAASVGHARYERDGRGVARREILYLRYDGALVPSLALQAARLAEGLPAGAVGIRGDGSVSLGGTTIPADRRGRLTVNYYGPEGSLPRYAATAVLEGDTDPGAFEGAVVFVGTTGIASYDLVGTPFTDELPDVERSATVAANILRRDFRREASPGLNVLVVLAAGAAVPLLCRGRRGALSLLALAALAAALAAGATGLFLRGVDVALCYPLALVLATGGATVARQFQAQRRVARRMRGLFSSYVTERVVERLIADPAMARLGGERREVSILFADIRGFTGFSEKHPPERVVATLNEYLGAMTEVVFRWEGTLDKFIGDTILAFWGAPLPQEDHAERALRCALHLCSRLDRLNAAWTAAGRPPLEIGIGVTSGTVLVGNIGAEGKKMDYTVIGDQVNLCSRVEELTKPLRARILIAAGTFERLRPLLAGRGFGHVVLEGPVQVAVKGREEAVGVYRVTPRDHGEPSEVIGGGDVPQPGG; from the coding sequence GTGCCTGTTCCGTCGAAGAAGCCTGCGAGAGCGCCCTCTGGCCCGTCGGGCCTGGCGCGCGTCGCCGTCGCCGCCCACTGCCTCGTCGTCGCCGTGGCGGCGGTGCTCGCCCTCTGGCGACCCGCGCCGGTCGAGGAACGCATCGAGGGCCCGCTCCTCGACCTGCGCTTCCACGCGCGCAACGCCTGGTGGCAGCTCACGGGGGCCGACGCCGACTGGCGCCGGCGGCCGCGCGCGGGCGGCGGCTCGGCGACCCAGTCCCCGCGCGTCGTCGTCGTCGCGATCGACAAGGCGAGCGAGGACCGCTACGGCGCCTGGCCCTGGCACTCCGTGCGCATCAGCGCGCTGCTCCAGAGGATCGCCGGCGGCGGGCCGCGGGCGATCGCGCTCGCGCTCGCCCCGCCCGGGGAGGGCGAGCCGTGGGAGGACCGCAGCTTCGTCGAGGCGCTCTCGGGGCTGCGCGGCCGGATCGCGGTCGGCGTCGACTTCAGGACCGGGACGGCGCGCGCGGGCGAGGACCCGGCATGGCTCGGCGAGTCGGTGATCACGCGCGTCGAGCAGCCGCGGCTGCTCGAGCCGCTGGAGGCCGCGGGCCCGCTGCCGGGGTACGGGCCGGCCGCGCGGGCCGCGTCGGTGGGTCACGCGCGCTACGAGCGCGACGGCAGGGGCGTGGCGCGCCGGGAGATCCTCTACCTGCGCTACGACGGCGCCTTGGTCCCGTCGCTCGCCCTGCAGGCCGCGCGCCTCGCCGAGGGGCTGCCGGCCGGCGCGGTGGGGATCCGCGGAGACGGGTCTGTCTCGTTGGGCGGCACGACGATCCCCGCCGACCGGCGCGGGCGGCTCACCGTCAACTACTACGGCCCCGAGGGGTCGCTGCCGCGATACGCGGCGACGGCGGTCCTCGAGGGCGACACGGACCCCGGCGCCTTCGAGGGCGCGGTCGTCTTCGTCGGCACGACCGGCATCGCCTCGTACGACCTCGTCGGGACCCCGTTCACGGACGAGCTGCCCGACGTGGAGCGCAGCGCCACCGTCGCGGCGAACATCCTCCGCCGCGACTTCCGCCGCGAGGCCTCCCCGGGCCTCAACGTCCTGGTGGTGCTCGCCGCGGGCGCCGCTGTCCCCCTGCTCTGCCGCGGGCGCCGCGGCGCGCTCTCGCTGCTGGCCCTGGCCGCGCTGGCGGCGGCGCTCGCCGCCGGCGCCACCGGGCTCTTCCTGCGCGGGGTCGACGTGGCGCTGTGCTATCCGCTCGCGCTCGTCCTGGCCACCGGTGGCGCGACCGTCGCGCGCCAGTTCCAGGCGCAGCGGCGGGTTGCGCGCCGCATGCGGGGGCTGTTCTCGAGCTACGTCACCGAGCGCGTCGTCGAGCGGCTCATCGCGGACCCGGCGATGGCGCGGCTCGGCGGGGAGCGCCGCGAGGTGTCCATCCTCTTCGCGGACATCCGGGGCTTCACCGGCTTCTCCGAGAAACACCCGCCCGAGCGCGTCGTCGCGACGCTCAACGAGTACCTCGGGGCCATGACCGAGGTCGTCTTCCGCTGGGAGGGGACCCTCGACAAGTTCATCGGGGACACCATCCTCGCCTTCTGGGGCGCGCCGCTGCCGCAGGAGGACCACGCCGAGCGCGCGCTGCGCTGCGCCCTGCACCTGTGCTCCCGGCTCGACCGGCTCAACGCCGCGTGGACCGCGGCGGGACGGCCTCCGCTCGAGATCGGCATCGGGGTGACCAGCGGCACCGTGCTCGTGGGCAACATCGGCGCCGAGGGCAAGAAGATGGACTACACCGTCATCGGCGACCAGGTGAACCTCTGCTCGCGCGTCGAGGAGCTGACGAAGCCGCTGCGCGCCCGGATCCTCATCGCGGCGGGCACGTTCGAACGCCTGCGACCGCTGCTCGCAGGCCGGGGCTTCGGGCACGTCGTCCTCGAGGGCCCCGTGCAGGTCGCCGTCAAGGGCAGGGAGGAAGCCGTCGGCGTCTACCGCGTCACGCCGCGGGACCACGGCGAGCCGTCCGAGGTCATCGGCGGGGGCGACGTGCCGCAACCCGGGGGGTGA
- a CDS encoding disulfide isomerase DsbC N-terminal domain-containing protein, with translation MLETRPAARRTLIALLPALAMPAVAAAQCPSAEQVNANILEVFKRPGIEVRKVSPSPAKGLCEVIVYFQGKPNALYVDAAGGFFVTGHLIDVKNGRDVTEETLSALNSLSPEDMKKVEGLVAMTVGTKGPVVYFVTDPQ, from the coding sequence ATGCTTGAGACTCGCCCCGCCGCGCGACGCACGTTGATCGCGCTCCTGCCGGCCCTGGCCATGCCCGCCGTGGCCGCCGCCCAGTGCCCGTCCGCCGAGCAGGTGAACGCCAATATTCTCGAGGTCTTCAAGCGCCCGGGGATCGAGGTCAGGAAGGTCTCCCCCTCGCCCGCCAAGGGCCTGTGCGAGGTCATCGTCTACTTCCAGGGCAAACCGAACGCGCTCTACGTCGACGCGGCCGGCGGCTTCTTCGTCACCGGCCACCTCATCGACGTCAAGAACGGCAGGGACGTCACCGAGGAGACGCTCTCCGCGCTCAACAGCCTTTCCCCCGAGGACATGAAGAAGGTCGAGGGCCTGGTCGCGATGACGGTCGGCACGAAGGGGCCGGTCGTCTACTTCGTGACCGACCCCCAGTGA
- a CDS encoding PAS domain S-box protein, which yields MEQKSAGVRRELDRIVQEWAARTAFIGAAMCLALGPLDFYAVPGRALRFLAYRCAVSAWLVAVGLFLRRPRPRATVRAAILLGVLASVAVLEAMILEFGGHESPYVIGLVLVAVTVLGLVPAGPAVASAVAGATFAAYVGPMLFPGAPLPGGSTAVEVVLFAAFLGALVLVNWLNRRRIAQEIALRHDLTLSHARLEAEAAGRARADAELRESQGLLASIAAAVPDAIVMLDPEGRVRYWNTAAERIFGHPAADVLGREAIALLVPPDKAGDLAAEHRAWLGGGRGVPAGRRLVTQGRRSDGESFPMELAMSAVERGGRLWTCALLRDVTDRTRNEDRLRLFAAAVEGAAEGFYIVGLDGRILYVNPAGRTTWGPDPGAYIGRGVAEMHQFPERVASMIMPGIMRAGSWAGEVTGTKDGQRAAFWLTASLVRDDAGRPIAMVGITTDLAAQRRLEEERIRAQKLESIGVLAGGLAHDFNNLLTIILGNLDLARLFAGTIPDAAEALDHASEAALRAGDLTRQLITFSKGGHPVKRVASIARTLRETVSFAATGSNVSCVFDLPEDLPAVEFDEGQMRQVIHNLVQNAREAMPGGGELRVGARALQVAEGGIEGLPAGRYLRLDFHDCGSGIERDHLSRIFDPYFSTKEMDTVKGRGLGLAVSFSIVRNHGGTMTAESSPATGTTVSVYLPESAREPDEEEEEDEEPAPEGAGGPGGQSISGPEERAPEGPAKGRVLVMDDEPLVLDMAGAVLRRLGYAATLARSGAEAIVQYQIALEAGRSFDAVVLDLTVPGGLGGPEALARLREIDPGVRAALSSGHVDHPAVADWPGAGFAAFIPKPYTIRAFEEALARLL from the coding sequence GTGGAACAGAAGTCGGCCGGCGTCCGACGGGAACTCGACCGGATCGTCCAGGAGTGGGCGGCCCGGACGGCCTTCATCGGGGCCGCCATGTGCCTGGCGCTCGGCCCGCTCGATTTTTACGCCGTCCCGGGGCGCGCGCTGCGCTTCCTCGCCTACCGGTGCGCGGTCTCGGCCTGGCTCGTCGCCGTGGGGCTCTTCCTGCGACGGCCGCGGCCCCGGGCGACGGTCCGGGCGGCGATCCTCCTGGGAGTGCTGGCGTCCGTCGCCGTCCTCGAGGCGATGATCCTGGAGTTCGGCGGGCATGAGTCGCCGTACGTGATCGGCCTGGTGCTCGTGGCGGTCACGGTCCTGGGGCTGGTCCCGGCCGGCCCGGCGGTCGCCTCCGCGGTCGCCGGCGCCACGTTCGCCGCGTATGTGGGCCCGATGCTCTTCCCCGGCGCGCCGCTTCCCGGCGGCTCCACCGCCGTGGAGGTCGTCCTGTTCGCGGCGTTCCTCGGCGCGCTCGTCCTCGTGAACTGGCTGAACCGGCGGCGCATCGCGCAGGAGATCGCGCTACGGCACGACCTGACGCTCAGCCATGCGCGCCTGGAGGCGGAGGCCGCAGGACGCGCGCGGGCTGACGCCGAGCTGCGCGAGAGCCAGGGGCTGCTCGCGTCGATCGCCGCGGCGGTGCCGGACGCGATCGTGATGCTCGATCCGGAGGGACGGGTGCGCTACTGGAACACGGCGGCGGAGCGGATATTCGGTCACCCCGCGGCGGACGTGCTCGGGCGCGAGGCCATTGCGTTGCTCGTCCCCCCGGACAAGGCCGGGGACCTGGCCGCAGAGCACCGCGCATGGCTGGGCGGCGGGCGGGGCGTGCCCGCCGGACGGCGCCTCGTCACCCAGGGCAGGCGCAGCGACGGCGAGAGCTTCCCGATGGAGCTGGCGATGTCGGCCGTGGAGCGCGGCGGGCGGCTCTGGACGTGCGCCCTGCTGCGCGACGTGACGGATCGCACCCGCAACGAGGACCGCCTGCGCCTGTTCGCCGCGGCGGTGGAGGGCGCCGCGGAGGGCTTCTACATCGTCGGGCTCGACGGCCGGATCCTCTACGTCAACCCCGCGGGCCGCACGACGTGGGGCCCCGACCCCGGCGCGTACATCGGCAGGGGGGTGGCCGAGATGCACCAGTTCCCGGAGCGGGTCGCGAGCATGATCATGCCCGGGATCATGCGGGCCGGCTCCTGGGCCGGCGAGGTTACCGGGACGAAGGACGGGCAGCGCGCTGCCTTCTGGCTGACCGCCTCGCTCGTCCGCGACGACGCGGGCCGCCCCATCGCGATGGTCGGCATCACCACCGACCTCGCGGCGCAGCGCCGCCTCGAGGAGGAGCGGATCCGGGCGCAGAAGCTCGAGTCCATCGGCGTGCTCGCCGGCGGCCTGGCGCACGACTTCAACAACCTGCTCACGATCATCCTCGGGAACCTCGACCTGGCGCGGCTCTTCGCCGGGACGATTCCCGACGCGGCGGAGGCCCTCGACCACGCCTCGGAGGCGGCGCTGCGCGCGGGGGACCTCACGCGCCAGCTGATCACCTTCTCCAAGGGCGGGCACCCCGTCAAGCGCGTCGCCAGCATCGCGCGCACGCTGCGGGAGACCGTCTCGTTCGCGGCGACCGGGTCCAACGTCTCCTGCGTCTTCGATCTGCCGGAGGACCTTCCCGCGGTCGAGTTCGACGAGGGGCAGATGCGGCAGGTGATCCACAACCTCGTGCAGAACGCGCGCGAGGCGATGCCCGGCGGCGGGGAGCTGCGGGTGGGCGCGCGTGCCCTCCAGGTCGCCGAGGGCGGGATCGAGGGGCTCCCGGCCGGCCGCTACCTGCGCCTGGACTTCCACGACTGCGGCAGCGGCATCGAGCGCGACCACCTCTCCCGGATCTTCGATCCCTACTTCTCGACCAAGGAGATGGACACCGTGAAGGGCCGCGGGCTCGGTCTGGCCGTCAGCTTCTCGATCGTGCGCAACCACGGCGGGACGATGACCGCGGAGTCCAGCCCCGCCACGGGCACGACGGTCTCGGTCTACCTGCCGGAGTCTGCCCGCGAGCCGGACGAGGAAGAGGAGGAGGACGAGGAGCCGGCGCCGGAGGGCGCGGGCGGGCCGGGGGGGCAGTCCATTTCCGGGCCGGAGGAGCGCGCGCCGGAGGGGCCCGCGAAGGGGCGCGTGCTCGTGATGGACGACGAGCCGCTGGTCCTCGACATGGCGGGCGCGGTGCTCCGGCGCCTGGGTTACGCAGCGACGCTGGCGCGCTCGGGCGCAGAGGCCATCGTGCAGTACCAGATCGCGCTCGAGGCGGGGCGGTCGTTCGACGCCGTCGTGCTCGACCTGACGGTCCCCGGCGGCCTCGGCGGGCCCGAGGCGCTCGCGCGGCTGCGCGAGATCGACCCGGGGGTGCGCGCGGCGCTCTCGAGCGGGCACGTGGACCACCCCGCCGTCGCCGACTGGCCGGGGGCGGGCTTCGCCGCGTTCATCCCCAAGCCCTACACCATCAGGGCGTTCGAGGAGGCCCTCGCGCGGCTTCTCTGA
- a CDS encoding PhnD/SsuA/transferrin family substrate-binding protein has translation MKRAMVILAACLALAAAPAARAAETLHFVVMAPLDAEKERPRYEALGEYLRSVNPLLGDIKLRIAKDYPEAARLFKQGDVEGMFSGSFVAAVFIAKGLAKPVARPLAANGGSTYHASIVAKEGTKPFGGVDDLRGRRVAFTPLASAGEVFLRGLLAPGDAPESVWTPVPVASHQAALEAVAAGTADYAVVKSTVFSPTERPGLALVGSGAEEHPDNTFIMPPVVFEKVGALIAKALLGLEADTGEKAEAARRAFGCKGFVATTGMDFAPTFAVLRKARVDPKAFDFSF, from the coding sequence ATGAAGAGAGCCATGGTGATCCTCGCGGCGTGCCTCGCGCTGGCCGCCGCGCCGGCCGCCCGGGCCGCGGAGACCCTGCACTTCGTCGTCATGGCGCCGCTCGACGCCGAGAAGGAGCGGCCGAGGTACGAGGCGCTCGGCGAGTACCTGCGCTCGGTCAACCCCCTGCTCGGCGACATCAAGCTGCGCATCGCGAAGGACTACCCCGAGGCCGCGCGGCTGTTCAAGCAGGGCGACGTCGAGGGCATGTTCTCCGGCTCCTTCGTCGCCGCGGTCTTCATCGCCAAGGGGCTCGCGAAGCCGGTCGCCCGGCCGCTGGCCGCGAACGGCGGGTCCACCTATCACGCCTCCATCGTCGCGAAGGAGGGCACGAAGCCGTTCGGCGGGGTCGACGATCTCAGGGGCAGGCGCGTTGCGTTCACGCCGCTGGCCTCCGCGGGCGAGGTCTTCCTCCGCGGCCTGCTCGCGCCGGGGGACGCGCCCGAGAGCGTGTGGACGCCGGTGCCGGTGGCTTCGCACCAGGCGGCGCTGGAGGCGGTGGCCGCCGGGACGGCCGACTACGCGGTGGTCAAGAGCACGGTGTTCTCGCCGACGGAGCGCCCGGGCCTCGCGCTCGTCGGCTCCGGCGCCGAGGAGCACCCGGACAACACGTTCATCATGCCGCCGGTGGTGTTCGAGAAGGTCGGCGCGCTGATCGCGAAGGCCCTCCTCGGACTCGAGGCCGACACGGGCGAGAAGGCGGAGGCGGCGAGGCGCGCCTTCGGCTGCAAGGGCTTCGTCGCCACCACGGGGATGGACTTCGCCCCGACTTTCGCGGTGCTGCGGAAGGCGCGCGTGGACCCGAAGGCCTTCGACTTCAGCTTCTGA
- a CDS encoding acyltransferase, whose product MFGIYRTLLALLVVTTHLYGLFFNGIYAVFGFYLLSGFLMTMIMHETYGYTLPGRWRYLVNRFLRIFPPYWAAIALTVVLILVFGEGALTRFHRAIYLPRTAGEILRNVFLVFQKDSLPRLSPATWALTVELTYYLLICLGISATRRRAGAWAAASVLYTAGALAFAKRGSLPALTYSSILAGSLPFSLGSFLYFVARERRFEGLFRRSLLLRPEALTVALLANMTLFTALARAKKSYTMLGFTHGLYVNLAIVLLLTLSLFHGKGYAGTSARWDKAIGDFSYPVYLLHWQTGFLTSIAVVGRPFHGFGGRGLQNLLVAIPAVLLLSFLFIRAIDGPINRLRRRVKAAGADEGGRAKGEAPLAPAPSSAQG is encoded by the coding sequence ATGTTTGGAATCTACCGCACGCTCCTCGCGCTGCTGGTCGTCACCACCCATCTCTACGGCCTGTTCTTCAACGGGATCTACGCCGTCTTCGGCTTCTACCTGCTCAGCGGGTTCCTCATGACGATGATCATGCACGAGACCTACGGCTACACCCTCCCGGGGCGCTGGCGGTACCTCGTCAACCGCTTCCTGCGGATCTTCCCGCCGTACTGGGCGGCCATCGCGCTCACCGTCGTCCTGATCCTCGTCTTCGGCGAGGGCGCGCTCACCCGCTTCCACCGGGCGATCTATCTGCCGCGCACGGCCGGGGAGATCCTGCGCAACGTCTTCCTGGTCTTCCAGAAGGACTCGCTGCCCCGCCTCTCCCCCGCGACCTGGGCGCTGACCGTGGAGCTCACCTACTACCTGCTGATCTGCCTGGGGATCAGCGCCACCAGGAGGCGCGCCGGCGCGTGGGCGGCCGCCAGCGTCCTGTACACGGCGGGCGCGCTGGCCTTCGCGAAGAGGGGCAGCCTGCCGGCGCTGACCTACTCGAGCATCCTCGCGGGCTCGCTGCCGTTCTCGCTGGGGAGCTTCCTGTACTTCGTGGCGCGCGAGCGCAGGTTCGAGGGGCTCTTCCGCAGGAGCCTGCTGCTGCGCCCGGAGGCGCTGACGGTCGCGCTGCTCGCCAACATGACGCTCTTCACCGCCCTGGCGCGCGCGAAGAAGTCCTACACGATGCTCGGCTTCACCCACGGACTGTACGTGAACCTGGCCATCGTCCTGCTCCTGACGCTGAGCCTCTTCCACGGCAAGGGGTACGCGGGCACCTCGGCGCGCTGGGACAAGGCCATCGGGGACTTCAGCTACCCGGTCTACCTGCTCCACTGGCAGACGGGCTTCCTCACCTCGATCGCCGTCGTGGGCCGGCCGTTCCACGGGTTCGGCGGGAGAGGCCTCCAGAACCTCCTGGTCGCGATTCCCGCCGTCCTCCTCCTCTCCTTCCTGTTCATCCGCGCGATCGACGGGCCGATCAACCGCCTGCGCCGGCGGGTGAAGGCCGCGGGGGCGGACGAGGGCGGGCGCGCGAAGGGCGAGGCGCCGCTCGCCCCTGCGCCGAGCTCCGCGCAGGGGTGA